One Lepisosteus oculatus isolate fLepOcu1 chromosome 13, fLepOcu1.hap2, whole genome shotgun sequence genomic region harbors:
- the cldn15lb gene encoding claudin 15-like b isoform X2: MSTALELSGFLLCIACWLLTGVSLSNDYWKVSSYAGSANIFNKQYENLWMACVEDSTSVKNCRDFMSMMTLPAYIQGCRALMIISLVLGLVAVIVSMMGLKCTKIGSSSEQAKGKIALVGGSLFITAGLTCLVATSWYASQVVKEFYDPFYGGTKFELGAGLYIGWGGACLGILGGAFLCCSCRRGTTVSKRGYDYSIAGQNAQKIYKTSQPSEVSKAYV, from the exons ATGTCAACCGCATTAGAGCTGTCGGGGTTCTTGCTCTGTATAGCATGCTGGCTCCTCACCGGAGTCAGTCTGTCCAACGACTACTGGAAAGTGTCCTCGTACGCTGGCAGCGCCAACATCTTCAACAAGCAGTACGAAAACCTCTGGATGGCTTGTGTTGAGGACAGCACAAGCGTCAAGAACTGCAGGGACTTCATGTCAATGATGACTTTGCCTG CTTATATCCAGGGATGCCGGGCGCTGATGATCATTTCTCTGGTCCTGGGTCTGGTTGCTGTAATCGTGTCAATGATGGGACTGAAGTGCACCAAGATTGGCAGTTCCAGCGAACAAGCCAAGGGAAAGATTGCTTTGGTGGGGGGAAGTCTCTTCATAACTGCAG GTTTGACTTGTTTGGTGGCTACGTCATGGTATGCCTCCCAGGTTGTTAAAGAGTTCTATGACCCCTTCTATGGAGGCACTAA GTTTGAGCTGGGGGCAGGACTCTACATAGGCTGGGGTGGTGCCTGTTTGGGTATCCTGGGAGGCGCatttctttgctgttcctgCCGAAGAGGAACCACAGTTTCTAAAAG GGGATATGACTACTCAATTGCAGGTCAAAATGCCCAGAAGATCTACAAGACCTCCCAACCTTCCGAAGTTTCTAAAGCCTATGTTTAG